A single Coffea eugenioides isolate CCC68of unplaced genomic scaffold, Ceug_1.0 ScVebR1_337;HRSCAF=996, whole genome shotgun sequence DNA region contains:
- the LOC113757856 gene encoding 3'-N-debenzoyl-2'-deoxytaxol N-benzoyltransferase-like yields the protein MLIVQLALMYTSFIIRESCITQLFHFGLGKDEWTVDKSHFSTSYGNILICSITVSRVKASGIPSDEKVKFAYAINIRKLVKPPLPAGYWGILTKAEDHVDQPIYKTAELINKSKYNVSDEYVRSFIDFQELNYHEGTTVGAKVSGITDWRHLGHSTVDFGWGGPVTVFPLSRNLLGSVEPRFFLPYSSANEGEKDGCKLSVCLQEHAVSGFKEDMNKLKNLEPGFL from the exons ATGCTTATTGTTCAACTTGCTTTGATGTATACTTCATTTATAATAAGGGAGAGCTGCATTACCCAGCTATTCCACTTTGGATTGGGCAAGGATGAATGGACAGTTGATAAAAGCCATTTCTCCACGAGTTATGGAAACATATTGATATGCAGCATTACGGTATCTAG AGTTAAGGCTTCTGGGATCCCTTCTGATGAGAAAGTGAAGTTTGCATATGCAATCAACATAAGAAAGCTAGTCAAGCCACCACTACCAGCAGGATACTGGGGAATTCTGACCAAGGCTGAAGACCATGTCGATCAACCGATATATAAAACAGCAGAATTGATCAACAAGAGCAAATACAATGTATCTGATGAATATGTTCGATCATTTATCGATTTTCAGGAGCTAAATTATCATGAAGGGACCACAGTAGGAGCAAAGGTGAGTGGAATTACTGATTGGAGACACTTAGGCCATTCCACAGTGGACTTTGGTTGGGGAGGTCCTGTTACAGTTTTTCCTCTGTCAAGAAACCTACTTGGAAGCGTTGAGCCCCGTTTCTTTTTGCCCTATTCTTCAGCAAATGAAGGGGAAAAGGATGGTTGTAAACTTTCTGTGTGTTTGCAAGAACATGCTGTTTCAGGTTTCAAAGAAGACATGAATAAGTTGAAGAATTTAGAGCCTGGATTCCTTTGA